Within the SAR324 cluster bacterium genome, the region ACGAGTTGGAGCAAGCTGGTCAGGCTGAACTCAGCGAATTGCAGACGATCGACTACATCCTGAGTGAAGGTTCGAAGTGCAAGCTGGTCTTGCTAACGGTGCTTTAAGAGGATCGTGGGTTTGGATACTTTTGCGGGACGAATAGAATATTCTAATTCAAAAGCGAGAAAATTGGGAACTTTGGAGTAGCCCCTCATCCGGCCATTTGGCCACCGTCTCCCTGATGGAGAAGGCAAAGAATTCGTGGAGATTTTTTCACGCAAAAGAGATCAATTTGGCAAATGAAATCAATTCACTGAAAAACCCTCGCCTGTTTTGGGATAGGGGGGCCATCGCAGATGGTGGGTGAAGCTGTTCTACTTACTGAAAATAAATGGAAATTGGGAACTTTGGAGTAGCCCCTCATCCACCTTCATCGGACCACTCAGCTGTTGTGGCCAAACTCACACTTCACTAGAGGCCAGGAATGCTGACAGATGTCGTGCTAGCCGAGTTCAGCTGCAGATATTGATCTGAGCTTGAACTGTTGACCTGGCTTGCAATGTTGGAGCTACTATCATTGGTGCCATCACCCATCAGCCAAATTTTGGTACCCTGTTCACCTGTAGCTGACCCCGTCGCAAAATTACTGCTGTAATCAGCGTTCTCATTTGGTTTGCGCCATGGATTCCCAATTTTGTAAGTGGTCATCCACTTAATGGGATCTCGTACTATCATGGCGACTTCTGTGTCGTCTGGTAAACTTTGGCCAGTTCTTAGGGTAGTTACCACAGTCGAAGCAATTTGCCCTCTGAAGCGGTTGGCCGTGTTTGTTACGTAAGAACCAACATAAAAATAGCCACCTACATCTTGGGTGGTACCGTAGCTGGAGTTAACATGAGACCAACTGCCACCTGATGTGATATCTGTGACTGACCCATTGGATAGATCGACTAACTTGAACTGGAAGCGACTGTAATATCGATTGATGTCGCTGGAACTGACTCCTGTAGAGCCACCATTGAAATCAACGTATAGTCCATACCAATTACCTGCAGTGATTAGGCTGTTGGCAGATCTCCATTGGAGGGCATTGTAGTCATCACCGTAGTTGAAAAAGATTCTGCCGTTTGTGTTGATTTCAATTTTGACGCTATCGTTGTGTCGCGAATCACTCTCCACTTTCGACTGACTCCAGAGTGTACGTGAAGTACTGAGATCTGTAGGTTTGAATACCGCAGCAACCGCCCAAGGTTGCCCACTTGCTGCTGTTTGAACACTGGAAACGGAATTACTTGGTGTAATAGTAGTTAATCTATGAAGGGGATTTTGTCCGTTCCAATTGTTGGAATTTCTCGCATACCCACTGGAACCATTAAAATCAACACCCTGATTCCAGGAAGTCCCATCCGTGCTTGGAGTATCATTGATGTAGAGATTGTTGACTTCCTGCGCCGTCAAGGCTCTCTTGTAAATCTTGAATTCATCAATATACCCCTTCCAAGGGTGCTCTTCCCTGCGATTGGTTCCAATTTTTAAGGCATACATGGGAGTTGGCTGAGACTCACTGCTCGTAACCTCAAGCACCCCATTCATGTAAATCAAAGAAGTCCCATCCGCTTGCTTGACAAAGGTTGCATGGCTCCATTGATTGGTTGGATACGTGTTCCCTGTTGACGTATGAACTCTTGTGTCTTTGTCCTCTCCTGCTTGACTGCGCCATCGTAGCCCTTGGTTTTTGTTAGAATCTAACTGCCAACTTTGAATTCCACCATCATTGCCAGTTTCAGGCACATAGCGAGAAGACATCAGAGAACTGAATTGCTTCATGTCTTCATCAGCATAAAACCAGAGACTAATTGTGAACCCACCCCTGCTGAAGAGGTCATCTTCATTGGTGTCATTCAAGCTATTGTTGTAAGCATAGCCGTTGCTGGCATCAAAATAAGCTGCAGTGTTATTTGAGAATTGGGAGTCTGCGAAAACAATGTTTGCTCCACTGACTGCTGTGAGGTCATAACGATTGTCACCATGGTACTGAGCAGTGTCTGTCAGATCACCATTGAACTGATAATAAACCAGCAAATCCTCATCTGGATCTGGATTGATCGGACCACCTCCATCGAAACTGTTTGTGGTTCTGGCGTAACTGTTGACACTAGGCTCAGATGTGGAGACTCCACCAACACTTGTTTCTGCTCGGATCACATAGTTGTACTGAGTGGCTCCATCCAATCCACTGTGGGTATAGCTGTTCGCATTCTCCCCTGTAACAATCCTGCCGTCATAAGTGCTGTTGTCATCTGGATCAATCACAATCGGAGAACCAGAAGCCTTCTTCCAGTAGATGACATGGTTGAAGGAGAGAGCAGACTCAGGACTAACTGTCCAAGTCAGGTTGACTTGCTGAGTGTTGGCTGGAGTGGTTCCAGCTAGATTAGTTGGTGGGGAAATCGGAATGGCTACCTTTGAAAAACCAGTACTAATATTTTTTATATTAAATATTTCGGGAGCAAAAAGGTTATTATAATGATCAAGAAACAATTCTACATAAGCCTCATCATTAGTGCTGTTGTCCCAGTTGCTATTGTTATGAACATAGATATAGCCAGAAAGATTTGTATCGACATATGAATGTGTATAGCCATTCCCTCCTGATTCTACAGAATAGTCAGTAGCACCATTCAACGTGCCATTGTGTAGAATTCTGCCAGCAGAGTTTGAGCTAGAAATTTCAAACGCAAAGTTATAAGGCTGCGCTGCCGTATTTGGTTTAAACCTTTGGTTATGGCTAGTATCTTCAGATCCATATGATGGACTGCCATGAGAGAGGAAGAATTTACTATAATTAATTGAAAGGTTAGAGGAGTCGCACTGCGAACATTCCCATTTTGATATACCGACAGGTTTACCCCTATCAGTCACATTGTCTGCATTATTCAGTCTGAACGAAACACCATCAGTACCGAAATCCCAACGCCTAGTTTCATAAACAGTGACAATTTCATCATACAAGACTTGCCCATCAAAGATAACTCTCTCGCCACTTTGTATAGGTTCGTTATAACGAATTGTGTGTTCGGAACCAACAACATTCAAACAATCGTATATGCTCAGATTGTCATTGGTGATACAACCTTCTACAACAGTTACATCGTCAATTGTCTGATTCGCCCAACTGGAAGGAACCACCACAGGATCAGTAGTGACTGCCTTTGGAGAGTATGTTCCTTTTGAATTATCATAGAAGTAGATGGCGAAGTGGTACTGAGTGCCTTCCACCCACGGGAAGTCTGAGTCAGTATTAGTATAAAAATGCTCACTTCCCCACTCCTGCAGATCAATCTCAAAATCCCAAGTGCTGGAATCAGTGCGATCAATAGGAGTTCCCATGTCATCAGAGACATAGATGTAGTAAGTGTCATTGAAGTAAGGGTTTTTTTCAAATGGAGACGGACGGACAGCATCCAAATCTGGATGACTGTCCCACATCATATAATAACTTGGTTTACCAACCTGTACTCCACGAATCACATTGAAACCTGTAACCGCTGAGATTGGAGCAATGGTTGGCTCTTCTGGTCTAGCACTCACCACGTTTGAGCTAGCACCTGCTCCCCCAGCATTGTTGGCTACGACGTAGTAGGAGTAGTTGGTCCCATTGGTCAGACCAGTATGGGTAAATGAAGTGCCGGTGACATCGGGACTGATCGCTGTGTAGCCGCTACCGCTTGTACTGACATAGATCGTGTAGTCTTCCGCGCCATCGACCACTGTCCAGGTAAGGCTGACTTCACCGGAACCCGCGGTAGCCGTCAGATCGGTTGGAGCGCTGGGGGGCTCCACTCCAGGAGTAGCGCTGATGGTGTCAGAGCTTTCGCTTGTACCTCCGGCATTGTTGGCTACGACGTAGTAGGTGTATTCGGTGCCATCGTTGAGTCCCGTGTGTGGATAGGAAGTACCGGTGACATTGGGACTGATTGCTGTGAAGGTGCTCCCACCGTCGTTACTGTAGTAAATTGTGTAGCTGTCTGCTCCCGGAGAGGGGTTCCACTGCAGATCTACCTGACCACTGGCCGCACCTGCGGAGGCTGTCAGTCCGGTCGGTGCCTCCGGAACTGGTGTGGCGTCGACTTCTGTAGCCGGTGTGCTGTCCCCCAGAGAATTGGTGGCAATAATCGTGAAGTCGTAATTATTGGCTGGATCTAAACCGGTGATTGTCTCCGTTGTGGCAGGGGCTGTGATGGTGATCGAGCCACTGTAAGTGCTGGGCTTACTCGGATCAATCGGCGTGCTTGGGTCAACGGTCCAATAGATCGTGTAGTTGTCGGCGGCTGGGTTGGTTGGTTCTGTCCAGCTCAAGTCGACGCTACCAGAGGGCAGAGTCGGTGTGGCCACAAATCCAGCTGGACTATCAGGAGGGGTGTTGCCGCTGTCTTGCGTGGTAATTGTCAGACTGGTGTCCATCGTGCTGCCGTAGCTACCGGCTGGAGTAGAGCTGACGCTGATGTTCAAGCTGACCTGCTGATTGCCATCCTTGATGCCATCTTCGACAGCATTTACTTCAACAGTTTGGGGAGTGTTCCAGTTACTGCTGGTGAAGGTAAGCGTGCTTGGACTGTAGCTGATCTCGCTGGAGTCGTTGTCGCTCAGGGTGATCGTCACTGTCGTACCGGCTGCTGGAGGTGTGTCCAGTACAAAACTGAGGGACTCGCTTGCGCCACCTTCCGTTAGGCTGGGCGGTGTGTTGGCGATGGTTAGTCCAGGCTCTGTTGCACTGTCGACAGTAAGAATCTCGGTGCTAGTGCTCAAGCCGTTGCTGGCTGCGTCAGCAGAAGTGGAAGTCAGGGTCAACAGGGTGGTCTGGTTGCCGTCCTTGACGTTGTCTTCCAAGGCAGTCAGTGTCACCGCCTGGCCTTCGTTCCAGTTATCGGGTGTGAAGGTAAGCGTGCTTGGGCTGTAGCTGATCTCGCTGGAGTCGTTGTCACTCAGGGTGATCGTCACGTCCGCGCTGGGCTGCATGCTGAGTGATACCGTGAAGCTATCCCCGCTACCGCTCTCGTTGAGCTGGTTGTTGCCACCACTGGAGGTAATGACGATGCCAGAGACATTGCCACTGTCAATCACGTTGACGGGCACGCGAATGGTTCCCAACTCACTACTGTAGTTGGGGTCACTTGAAGCGCTAACGGCCACAGTGAAGTTAGTATCCTGATCATTGTCGGCAACGCCATCTTCAACCGCGCTGATCGTCACGAACTGGGGCTGATCCCAGTTGGTTGGAGTGAAAGTCACCGTGGCAGGACTGGCGTTGATCTCTCCATCGGGGGAATTAATAGCCACGGTCACATCCCCAGTGGGCTCTTCATTGAGTTGTACATAAACTAGATCTGTGGCACCGCTCTCTTCGACAACGGTGTTGCCATCGGTCTGGGTAACGGTGATCCCGGGTCCACTAGCTGGGGGCGGCGGCAGGATGATCGTGCCACTGTCGATGGTAGTTACGCTGATGTCTTGTGCGTCAATTCCACTGGCATAGTTGGGATCGTCAGAGCCACTGACCAGTACACTCAAGGTAGAGGTCACGTCCCCAT harbors:
- a CDS encoding fibronectin type III domain-containing protein, encoding MKKHWQSLFLALVTVGMLQVGCMMPEEGTIIYDQDYPEFPTDNVGGSGSDGESGGDSSGSGSSGGTGNGGGGERNPESNAGFTVTESDGGTSVTESSNNDTISIVLDEEPTGDVTISLVAVPSDQISSSPSSLTFNPGNWDEPQEVTVSAIEDGDLDGDVTSTLSVLVSGSDDPNYASGIDAQDISVTTIDSGTIILPPPPASGPGITVTQTDGNTVVEESGATDLVYVQLNEEPTGDVTVAINSPDGEINASPATVTFTPTNWDQPQFVTISAVEDGVADNDQDTNFTVAVSASSDPNYSSELGTIRVPVNVIDSGNVSGIVITSSGGNNQLNESGSGDSFTVSLSMQPSADVTITLSDNDSSEISYSPSTLTFTPDNWNEGQAVTLTALEDNVKDGNQTTLLTLTSTSADAASNGLSTSTEILTVDSATEPGLTIANTPPSLTEGGASESLSFVLDTPPAAGTTVTITLSDNDSSEISYSPSTLTFTSSNWNTPQTVEVNAVEDGIKDGNQQVSLNISVSSTPAGSYGSTMDTSLTITTQDSGNTPPDSPAGFVATPTLPSGSVDLSWTEPTNPAADNYTIYWTVDPSTPIDPSKPSTYSGSITITAPATTETITGLDPANNYDFTIIATNSLGDSTPATEVDATPVPEAPTGLTASAGAASGQVDLQWNPSPGADSYTIYYSNDGGSTFTAISPNVTGTSYPHTGLNDGTEYTYYVVANNAGGTSESSDTISATPGVEPPSAPTDLTATAGSGEVSLTWTVVDGAEDYTIYVSTSGSGYTAISPDVTGTSFTHTGLTNGTNYSYYVVANNAGGAGASSNVVSARPEEPTIAPISAVTGFNVIRGVQVGKPSYYMMWDSHPDLDAVRPSPFEKNPYFNDTYYIYVSDDMGTPIDRTDSSTWDFEIDLQEWGSEHFYTNTDSDFPWVEGTQYHFAIYFYDNSKGTYSPKAVTTDPVVVPSSWANQTIDDVTVVEGCITNDNLSIYDCLNVVGSEHTIRYNEPIQSGERVIFDGQVLYDEIVTVYETRRWDFGTDGVSFRLNNADNVTDRGKPVGISKWECSQCDSSNLSINYSKFFLSHGSPSYGSEDTSHNQRFKPNTAAQPYNFAFEISSSNSAGRILHNGTLNGATDYSVESGGNGYTHSYVDTNLSGYIYVHNNSNWDNSTNDEAYVELFLDHYNNLFAPEIFNIKNISTGFSKVAIPISPPTNLAGTTPANTQQVNLTWTVSPESALSFNHVIYWKKASGSPIVIDPDDNSTYDGRIVTGENANSYTHSGLDGATQYNYVIRAETSVGGVSTSEPSVNSYARTTNSFDGGGPINPDPDEDLLVYYQFNGDLTDTAQYHGDNRYDLTAVSGANIVFADSQFSNNTAAYFDASNGYAYNNSLNDTNEDDLFSRGGFTISLWFYADEDMKQFSSLMSSRYVPETGNDGGIQSWQLDSNKNQGLRWRSQAGEDKDTRVHTSTGNTYPTNQWSHATFVKQADGTSLIYMNGVLEVTSSESQPTPMYALKIGTNRREEHPWKGYIDEFKIYKRALTAQEVNNLYINDTPSTDGTSWNQGVDFNGSSGYARNSNNWNGQNPLHRLTTITPSNSVSSVQTAASGQPWAVAAVFKPTDLSTSRTLWSQSKVESDSRHNDSVKIEINTNGRIFFNYGDDYNALQWRSANSLITAGNWYGLYVDFNGGSTGVSSSDINRYYSRFQFKLVDLSNGSVTDITSGGSWSHVNSSYGTTQDVGGYFYVGSYVTNTANRFRGQIASTVVTTLRTGQSLPDDTEVAMIVRDPIKWMTTYKIGNPWRKPNENADYSSNFATGSATGEQGTKIWLMGDGTNDSSSNIASQVNSSSSDQYLQLNSASTTSVSIPGL